A genomic region of Marinobacter sp. NP-4(2019) contains the following coding sequences:
- the pqqC gene encoding pyrroloquinoline-quinone synthase PqqC: protein MNAKANTAMNRTDFEQALRDKGQYYHIHHPYHKAMYGGQCTPEQIRGWVANRYYYQINIPRKDAAIMANCPDASVRRIWLQRILDHDGHGGDEGGIEAWLCLAEAVGLSREEVIDQRHVLPGVRFAVDAYLNFARRATWQEAACSSLTELFAPEIHQSRLDSWPQHYPWIEESGYRYFRKRLSEARRDVEHGLTITLDSFTTAASQARALEILQFKLDILWSMLDALTMAYLHRTPPYHTVTDQPVWHRGLW from the coding sequence ATGAACGCCAAAGCCAACACCGCCATGAACCGTACGGACTTTGAACAGGCCCTGCGGGATAAAGGACAGTATTACCACATCCACCACCCGTACCATAAAGCCATGTACGGCGGGCAATGCACGCCGGAACAGATTCGCGGCTGGGTGGCCAACCGGTATTACTACCAGATCAATATCCCCCGGAAAGACGCCGCGATCATGGCCAATTGTCCGGACGCCAGCGTACGCCGGATCTGGTTGCAACGGATACTGGACCACGACGGTCATGGTGGTGACGAGGGCGGTATTGAGGCCTGGTTGTGTCTGGCCGAAGCGGTGGGGTTGAGCCGGGAAGAAGTCATTGATCAGCGCCATGTGCTGCCCGGTGTCCGTTTTGCGGTGGATGCTTACCTGAATTTTGCCCGCCGGGCGACCTGGCAGGAAGCGGCCTGTTCCTCGCTGACCGAGCTGTTCGCACCGGAGATCCACCAGTCCCGGCTGGACAGCTGGCCGCAACACTATCCCTGGATAGAAGAGAGCGGGTACCGCTATTTCCGTAAACGGCTCTCGGAAGCCCGACGGGATGTGGAACATGGCCTGACCATCACCTTGGACAGTTTCACCACGGCTGCCTCCCAGGCCCGTGCCCTGGAAATCCTTCAATTCAAACTGGATATCTTATGGTCTATGTTGGATGCCCTGACTATGGCTTACCTGCACCGGACGCCACCGTACCACACCGTCACCGATCAGCCGGTCTGGCACCGGGGGCTGTGGTGA
- a CDS encoding NahK/ErcS family hybrid sensor histidine kinase/response regulator yields MKKPSEEQDNGYGVGDLLGLGSHSVRKNYYPALQERIEELEKERNRYKWLFENALHGIFQANMRGGFLACNPAMARICGYASAEDLKQRVIRLREQLFCSSNEFDKIRQELLDEGSLRVRETRLRRVDNTPVHVAISILRRPDLGPEVVEAFVADITERVQARQKLEQLNADLERRVEERTEALQNANVGLRYQIEEREKVERELVVAMEAAREANRSKDKYLAAASHDLMQPLNAARLMISALQDSQLPDQEQRMVHQVHRALEGAEDLLADLLDISKLDQQAMTPDLVVTDVAALASGLGEEFEAVAANAGLQFRVRTVSALVKTDQRMLTRIIRNLLSNAFRYTRQGGVLLALRARGDSLRIEVWDTGVGIEAGKLRDIFTEFHQLLPQGTGGRQGVGLGLAIVERMVRILGYDIDVASRPGRGSRFMLTVPLENRVADQTKARERNPLESYADAFRGARIMVIDNERAVLDSMQALLERWGCSVMAARSEAEALELLATAEQQPSVILADYHLDNNLTGCEAIYGIRRELDRDIPAAIITADSSDQIRKLVRAQYLPILNKPVKPNRLRALLTSLLGPSAE; encoded by the coding sequence ATGAAGAAGCCCTCTGAGGAACAGGACAACGGCTATGGAGTTGGCGATCTGTTGGGGCTGGGAAGCCATTCGGTCCGCAAGAACTACTACCCGGCGCTGCAGGAACGCATAGAGGAGCTGGAGAAGGAGCGTAACCGCTACAAATGGCTGTTTGAAAATGCGCTTCACGGAATTTTCCAGGCCAACATGCGTGGCGGCTTCCTTGCCTGTAATCCGGCCATGGCTCGTATTTGCGGCTACGCCAGCGCAGAGGATCTCAAGCAACGGGTGATCCGGCTGCGGGAGCAGTTGTTCTGTAGTTCCAATGAGTTTGACAAGATCCGCCAGGAGCTCCTGGACGAAGGCAGCCTGCGTGTCCGGGAGACCCGTTTGCGGCGAGTGGACAACACACCGGTGCATGTCGCGATCTCCATATTGCGCCGCCCGGACCTGGGCCCGGAAGTGGTGGAAGCCTTCGTGGCGGATATCACTGAACGGGTTCAGGCCCGGCAAAAGCTGGAACAGCTCAATGCCGATCTGGAAAGACGGGTGGAAGAGCGTACTGAAGCCTTGCAGAACGCCAATGTCGGGTTGCGCTACCAGATCGAGGAGCGGGAGAAGGTTGAACGCGAACTGGTGGTCGCTATGGAAGCCGCGCGGGAAGCCAACCGCAGTAAGGACAAATACCTGGCGGCAGCTAGCCATGACCTGATGCAGCCGTTGAATGCCGCCCGGTTGATGATCTCTGCACTTCAGGACAGCCAGTTGCCAGACCAGGAGCAACGCATGGTGCACCAGGTTCACCGTGCCCTTGAGGGTGCGGAAGACTTGCTGGCGGACTTGCTGGACATTTCCAAGCTGGATCAGCAGGCGATGACGCCGGACCTGGTGGTCACTGATGTGGCGGCGCTTGCCAGTGGGCTCGGAGAGGAGTTTGAAGCGGTGGCCGCCAACGCCGGTTTGCAGTTCCGCGTGCGCACGGTGTCCGCATTGGTCAAAACCGATCAACGCATGCTGACCCGCATCATCCGCAACCTGTTGAGTAATGCTTTTCGCTACACCCGTCAGGGTGGTGTATTGCTGGCCCTGCGAGCCCGCGGCGACAGCCTGCGCATCGAGGTCTGGGACACGGGGGTGGGCATTGAGGCGGGTAAGCTAAGGGACATCTTTACCGAATTCCATCAACTCCTGCCCCAGGGCACAGGGGGACGTCAGGGCGTGGGGCTGGGGCTGGCCATTGTGGAGCGCATGGTCCGGATTCTGGGCTACGATATTGATGTCGCCTCCCGACCTGGCCGGGGGTCCCGGTTCATGCTGACCGTGCCCCTGGAGAACAGGGTGGCTGACCAGACAAAGGCCCGGGAAAGAAATCCGCTGGAGTCCTATGCCGATGCTTTCAGAGGTGCCCGGATAATGGTCATTGATAATGAACGGGCTGTTCTGGATAGCATGCAGGCATTGCTGGAGCGCTGGGGATGCTCGGTTATGGCGGCCCGTAGTGAGGCAGAGGCTCTGGAATTGCTGGCGACGGCGGAGCAGCAACCCTCTGTGATACTGGCGGATTATCACCTGGATAATAATCTGACGGGTTGTGAAGCGATCTATGGTATTCGCCGTGAACTGGATCGTGACATTCCTGCCGCGATCATTACCGCCGACAGCAGTGATCAGATCCGAAAACTGGTGCGTGCCCAGTACCTGCCGATCCTTAACAAACCGGTAAAACCGAACCGGTTGCGGGCATTGTTGACCAGTCTGCTTGGGCCATCTGCGGAATAA
- a CDS encoding metallophosphoesterase yields the protein MTARAHTPESQDELLEYRLSLRLGPVHARQRLGIEQEAEARVFGTNFRSFHLENLASAPGLIRFCLQMVGLFRRAQNNSRRLNTTSNAFHVPGLPASFEGFRILHLTDLHVDMDEANLQAVIDQIAPLEYDLCVLTGDYRRLTWGPVDEALEGMAKLRDAIRGDAYAVLGNHDSIRMVPGLEDMGYRLLMNEHAEICRNGETLYLAGVDDAHFYKVHNLHRAGDDIPLGGISILLSHTPEIFREAAHAGFDIFLCGHTHGGQICLPGGIPVTLDSDCPRALGRGPWRMNGMQGYTSPGSGTSVINVRLNCPAEVTLHTLTRGPE from the coding sequence ATGACCGCCAGGGCACATACACCAGAAAGTCAGGATGAGTTGCTGGAGTATCGTCTGAGCCTACGGCTCGGTCCCGTCCACGCCCGCCAGAGGCTGGGGATTGAGCAGGAAGCCGAGGCCCGGGTATTCGGAACGAACTTCAGGTCGTTCCACCTGGAGAACCTGGCCTCCGCCCCGGGCCTTATCCGCTTTTGCCTGCAAATGGTCGGGCTGTTTCGGCGTGCACAGAATAACAGCCGGCGCTTGAACACCACCAGCAACGCTTTTCATGTCCCTGGCCTGCCGGCATCCTTCGAAGGCTTCCGTATCCTTCACCTGACAGACCTGCATGTCGATATGGACGAAGCCAACCTGCAGGCGGTCATTGACCAGATCGCCCCCCTGGAATACGACCTCTGTGTTCTGACCGGGGATTACCGGCGCCTGACCTGGGGCCCCGTGGACGAGGCACTGGAGGGCATGGCAAAACTCAGGGATGCGATCCGCGGGGACGCCTACGCAGTGTTGGGCAATCACGACAGTATACGGATGGTCCCCGGGCTGGAAGACATGGGCTACCGGCTATTGATGAACGAACATGCGGAAATTTGTCGCAACGGAGAAACTCTTTATCTGGCCGGGGTGGATGATGCCCATTTCTACAAGGTTCACAACCTGCACCGGGCGGGAGACGACATACCCCTTGGAGGCATCAGTATACTGCTGAGCCATACACCGGAAATCTTCCGGGAAGCCGCACACGCCGGCTTCGACATTTTCCTGTGCGGCCATACCCACGGCGGCCAGATCTGCCTGCCCGGAGGCATCCCCGTCACCCTGGATTCAGACTGTCCAAGGGCGCTTGGCCGTGGCCCCTGGCGTATGAACGGCATGCAGGGTTACACCTCGCCGGGATCCGGCACCTCGGTTATCAATGTGCGACTTAACTGCCCGGCGGAAGTCACGCTCCACACCCTGACCCGGGGGCCGGAGTAA
- a CDS encoding class II fumarate hydratase gives MSEFRTEKDSLGEVQVPADALWGAQTQRAVDNFPVSGLPMPPAFIGAVVRVKQAAAEANASLGYLDNEKRDAIVEACEQLVRGEYADQFPVDRYQTGSGTSTNMNVNEVIAALAARAGVQVNANDHVNMSQSSNDVIPTAIHVSAVTVVQTRLLPALSHLCGVIYEREALFSEQVKTGRTHLMDAMPVTVGQELRTWREQLLAAEKRVEAAADDLMALPQGGTAVGTGINAPDEFAEQFVKFLARDTGYHFRSLEHKFVGQSAIDSPVALSAQLRGVAIILTKIANDLRWMNSGPIHGLAEITLPALQPGSSIMPGKVNPVIPESVAMASAQVMGMDTTVALAGQSGNFQLNVMLPLVGANLLDMVSLLSNASAILAEKAIKGLTVNVDNLNAGVGRNPVLVTALNPEIGYDLAADIAKEAYRTGRPVIDVAEERSGLDRARLETLMDPLKLTRGGVS, from the coding sequence ATGAGTGAATTCAGAACGGAAAAAGACAGTCTCGGAGAGGTGCAGGTCCCAGCGGATGCTCTCTGGGGCGCGCAGACACAGCGGGCTGTTGACAACTTTCCGGTCAGCGGCCTGCCCATGCCGCCGGCGTTCATTGGCGCTGTTGTCCGGGTCAAGCAGGCAGCGGCGGAAGCCAATGCCAGTCTCGGCTATCTGGACAATGAAAAACGGGATGCGATTGTAGAAGCCTGTGAGCAACTGGTGAGGGGCGAGTATGCGGACCAGTTCCCGGTGGATCGCTACCAGACCGGTTCCGGTACCAGCACCAATATGAACGTCAACGAGGTCATTGCTGCGTTGGCGGCGCGTGCCGGTGTACAGGTGAATGCCAACGACCACGTCAACATGAGTCAGAGTTCCAATGACGTGATTCCGACTGCCATCCACGTCAGTGCCGTCACAGTGGTTCAGACCCGGCTTTTGCCAGCGCTGTCTCATCTCTGCGGTGTTATCTATGAGCGCGAAGCGCTGTTCTCGGAGCAGGTAAAAACCGGCCGGACCCACCTGATGGATGCCATGCCGGTGACGGTGGGCCAGGAGCTCCGCACCTGGCGGGAGCAACTGCTGGCGGCGGAAAAGCGAGTGGAAGCGGCGGCTGACGATCTCATGGCGTTGCCGCAGGGCGGAACGGCCGTCGGTACCGGTATAAATGCACCGGATGAATTTGCCGAACAATTCGTCAAGTTTCTCGCGAGAGACACTGGCTATCATTTCCGTTCCCTGGAACACAAATTTGTCGGGCAAAGTGCGATTGATTCACCGGTGGCCTTATCTGCCCAGCTACGGGGTGTTGCCATCATACTGACCAAGATCGCCAATGATCTCCGGTGGATGAACAGTGGTCCGATTCATGGTCTGGCGGAGATCACCCTGCCGGCACTGCAACCTGGTAGCAGCATTATGCCGGGGAAAGTAAATCCGGTGATTCCGGAATCGGTTGCCATGGCCAGTGCCCAGGTCATGGGGATGGATACAACGGTTGCGCTGGCCGGTCAGTCCGGCAACTTTCAGCTCAACGTGATGTTGCCGCTGGTGGGCGCCAACCTGCTGGACATGGTGTCCCTGCTGAGCAACGCTTCCGCCATACTGGCCGAAAAAGCCATTAAGGGCCTCACGGTTAACGTGGATAACCTCAACGCCGGTGTCGGACGGAATCCGGTGCTGGTCACCGCCCTGAATCCGGAAATTGGCTACGACCTGGCGGCGGATATTGCCAAGGAGGCCTATCGTACCGGTCGCCCTGTGATTGATGTGGCTGAGGAGCGAAGCGGGCTGGACAGGGCCCGGCTGGAAACCTTGATGGATCCGCTCAAACTGACCCGTGGCGGGGTTTCCTGA
- the ercA gene encoding alcohol dehydrogenase-like regulatory protein ErcA, which translates to MSHDISALRKFVSPEIVFGAGARKSVANFASNFGAKHVMLVSDPGVAAAGWVNEIVTLLTEAGIRTTIFTGVSPNPKVDEVMVGAELYKSSECDVIVAIGGGSPMDCAKGIGIVATHGRSILEFEGVDTITHPSPPLVLIPTTAGTSADVSQFAIISDPIRRFKFSIISKAVVPDVSLIDPEVTETMDPYLTACTGVDAMVHAIEAFVSTGSGPLTDTHALEAIRLINRNLEPLVANTANPFLREQIMLASMQAGLAFSNAILGAVHAMSHSLGGYLDLPHGLCNALLLEHVVAYNYVSAEDRFRRVAEAMGIDTRGMGKPEIKKQLMNRIIELKRKVGLEARLSQLGVTVSDIPYLSGFALQDPCILTNPRKSSLRDVQVVYEEAL; encoded by the coding sequence ATGAGTCACGATATATCAGCACTTCGAAAATTTGTCTCGCCGGAGATCGTGTTTGGTGCGGGCGCACGTAAATCCGTGGCCAATTTCGCCAGTAACTTCGGAGCAAAACACGTAATGCTTGTCTCCGATCCGGGGGTGGCGGCCGCTGGCTGGGTGAATGAGATTGTGACGCTGCTGACGGAGGCCGGTATTCGTACCACGATATTTACCGGCGTTTCACCCAATCCCAAGGTGGATGAAGTGATGGTGGGGGCGGAGCTGTACAAGTCCAGCGAATGCGATGTCATCGTTGCTATTGGCGGTGGCAGCCCCATGGATTGCGCCAAGGGGATTGGCATTGTGGCAACACACGGCCGCAGCATTCTGGAATTCGAGGGGGTGGACACCATAACCCACCCATCGCCTCCGCTGGTATTGATACCAACGACGGCGGGTACATCGGCGGATGTCTCGCAGTTTGCGATCATTTCTGATCCGATTCGGCGCTTCAAGTTTTCCATCATCAGCAAGGCTGTAGTCCCCGACGTTTCCCTGATCGATCCGGAAGTCACGGAGACCATGGATCCCTATCTGACCGCCTGCACCGGTGTGGATGCTATGGTCCACGCGATCGAGGCGTTTGTCTCCACCGGCAGTGGGCCGTTAACCGACACCCACGCCCTGGAAGCGATCCGGCTCATTAACCGCAACCTCGAGCCGCTGGTGGCGAACACCGCGAACCCGTTCCTGCGTGAACAGATCATGCTGGCGTCTATGCAGGCAGGGCTGGCGTTTTCCAATGCCATTCTCGGGGCGGTCCATGCCATGTCCCACAGCCTTGGCGGCTACCTGGATCTGCCCCACGGTTTGTGTAATGCGTTGCTGCTTGAACATGTTGTGGCCTATAACTACGTCTCGGCGGAAGATCGATTCCGTCGGGTGGCCGAGGCGATGGGTATTGATACCCGGGGTATGGGCAAGCCTGAAATCAAGAAGCAGTTGATGAACCGTATCATTGAGCTCAAACGTAAAGTCGGGCTGGAGGCGCGGCTCTCCCAGTTGGGGGTTACCGTTTCCGACATTCCGTATCTGTCAGGGTTTGCCCTGCAGGATCCCTGCATACTCACGAATCCCCGCAAGTCTTCGTTGCGGGATGTTCAGGTCGTTTATGAAGAAGCCCTCTGA
- the pqqE gene encoding pyrroloquinoline quinone biosynthesis protein PqqE yields the protein MTSAEAAKTVSNPHQAGPPLWLLAELTYRCPLQCPYCSNPLDFANTEQELTTEEWVNVLRQGRAMGAAQLGFSGGEPLVRQDLPELIAEARHLGYYSNLITSGLGLSEAKVNAFRDAGLDHIQVSFQASDPELNNAVAGSRKAFDQKLAMARAVKEAGYPMVLNFVIHRHNIHQMNDIMALCERLGADYVELATCQYYGWAFKNREGLMPSRAQLEKAEAEVQAYRQQLAASGSAMKLIFVTPDYYEERPKACMNGWGSLFLTVAPDGTALPCHSAKLLPVDFPNVRDMDLNAIWYDSPGFNHYRGDSWMPEPCRSCDEKGKDFGGCRCQAYLLTGNADNADPVCSKSSHHDRILAARRAADHATAGIDELTYRNADNSRLFFRG from the coding sequence ATGACTAGTGCCGAGGCAGCCAAAACGGTCAGTAACCCGCATCAGGCGGGGCCACCACTCTGGTTGCTGGCGGAGTTGACCTACCGCTGCCCGCTGCAGTGTCCCTACTGCTCCAACCCGCTGGATTTTGCCAACACCGAGCAGGAACTGACCACGGAAGAGTGGGTGAATGTACTGCGCCAGGGGCGCGCCATGGGGGCCGCGCAGCTGGGGTTTTCCGGCGGGGAGCCGCTGGTGCGCCAGGACCTGCCGGAGCTGATCGCCGAGGCACGACACCTGGGATATTACAGCAACCTGATCACCTCCGGCCTGGGGCTCAGTGAAGCGAAGGTGAATGCCTTCCGGGATGCGGGTCTGGACCATATCCAGGTCAGTTTCCAGGCGTCCGACCCGGAGCTCAACAATGCGGTGGCAGGTTCCCGCAAGGCCTTCGACCAGAAGCTGGCCATGGCCCGCGCAGTGAAGGAGGCCGGTTACCCGATGGTGCTTAACTTCGTGATCCACCGCCATAACATACATCAGATGAATGACATCATGGCGTTGTGCGAGCGCCTGGGCGCCGATTACGTCGAGCTGGCCACCTGCCAGTATTACGGCTGGGCATTCAAGAACCGCGAGGGGCTGATGCCCTCCCGGGCACAGCTGGAAAAGGCGGAAGCGGAAGTCCAGGCGTATCGTCAGCAACTGGCCGCCAGTGGCTCGGCGATGAAGCTGATTTTCGTCACCCCGGACTACTACGAGGAGCGCCCCAAGGCCTGCATGAACGGCTGGGGCAGCCTGTTCCTGACCGTGGCCCCGGACGGTACGGCGTTGCCTTGTCACAGCGCAAAATTGCTTCCTGTTGATTTCCCGAATGTACGGGATATGGATCTCAATGCCATCTGGTATGACAGTCCCGGTTTTAATCATTACCGGGGCGACAGCTGGATGCCGGAGCCCTGTCGTTCCTGTGACGAAAAGGGCAAGGATTTCGGCGGCTGCCGATGCCAGGCCTACCTGTTGACCGGCAACGCCGACAACGCCGATCCGGTGTGCAGTAAATCGTCGCACCATGACCGAATCCTGGCGGCGAGGAGAGCCGCCGACCATGCCACGGCGGGCATTGACGAGCTGACCTATCGCAATGCGGATAACTCGAGACTGTTCTTCAGGGGCTGA
- a CDS encoding CDP-archaeol synthase, with product MILALELFVMLVLANGAPVVARKLFGHHWETPVDGGRLWHDGRPLLGQSKTWRGVVAGTLSCGLFALVAGMGLFFGLLFGLLGLLGDMLSSFIKRRRGLAASARALWLDQIPEALLPMILAFFWLPLGFWQAVAVVVLFTLSNILFSPLLYRLGIRRQPH from the coding sequence TTGATCCTGGCACTGGAGCTGTTTGTGATGTTGGTGCTGGCTAACGGAGCCCCTGTGGTTGCCAGGAAACTGTTTGGTCATCATTGGGAGACACCGGTGGACGGAGGTCGCCTGTGGCATGATGGACGCCCATTGCTGGGACAGAGTAAAACCTGGCGTGGTGTGGTGGCCGGCACACTGAGCTGCGGTCTGTTTGCCTTGGTGGCGGGTATGGGGCTGTTTTTCGGTCTGCTGTTTGGTTTGCTGGGGTTGCTCGGCGACATGCTCAGCAGCTTCATCAAGCGGCGACGCGGGTTGGCTGCCAGTGCCAGGGCATTATGGTTGGATCAGATTCCGGAAGCGCTACTGCCGATGATCCTTGCGTTTTTCTGGTTACCCCTGGGGTTCTGGCAGGCAGTGGCCGTTGTGGTGCTGTTTACCCTGTCCAATATTCTGTTTTCACCCCTGTTGTACCGTCTGGGTATCCGTCGGCAGCCACACTGA
- a CDS encoding alpha/beta hydrolase family protein — translation MRITRDCSSGADVSHHPAGDSEADTPQGLLSAEDACAAYIQRGALSVSRGGLFWLQTDPSLGITTLWHLTDQGPARLGPQSLSIRSRVNGYGGGALAASDLGVFVVSEDQQIHFIDRMNGHCLQLTDEVGVAFGGLVADPTRPRVLAVREAAGQQQLVAVGPEQGIQVLHSGLDFYGAPALSDDGRHIAWVSWQLPATPWLRTELWTAVVTENGWLRGCETWPTPSEASVQQPVFAGKTLWVLSDHDGWWQPWRLDPDGASGDWVGCDAPTLDHANAPWQLGESHHTPLMAGGWARVRYCNGTGELWLFDHADNIGRRVADTFSDFRDLCAVGAELYCIARSPTQLDAVLAIDPDSDQVRVVAGGEDAIRVGSPALPQSFVVPPGCASEPDIQGFFYSPTSEAPENPPPLILVAHGGPTSAAYPVFNPHIQFWCQRGFAVAEVNYRGSTGFGRDFRLALAGRWGEADVEDMERAADYLAARGLADGRRLFIQGRSSGGYTVLMALIASRRFAAGASMYGVTDPLRLRAATHRFESGYLDWLLGSPQTHPERWHARTPLHQADRIRTPMIFFQGGQDQVVVPVQTRAMISVMRDAGLSPELHWFDDEGHGFRQQASQAGMLTWLFSFYRKHSSKTHEPAGNLS, via the coding sequence ATGCGGATAACTCGAGACTGTTCTTCAGGGGCTGATGTTTCCCACCACCCTGCCGGTGATTCGGAAGCCGACACTCCTCAGGGCCTGCTGAGTGCCGAGGACGCCTGCGCCGCTTACATCCAGCGCGGGGCGTTGTCGGTCTCACGCGGCGGGCTGTTCTGGTTGCAAACGGACCCGTCCCTTGGCATCACGACCCTCTGGCACCTGACAGATCAGGGCCCGGCCCGACTGGGGCCACAAAGTTTGAGTATTCGCAGTCGAGTCAACGGGTACGGTGGCGGAGCCCTGGCGGCTTCGGATCTCGGTGTGTTTGTGGTGAGCGAGGATCAGCAGATCCACTTCATTGACCGGATGAATGGCCACTGCCTGCAATTGACCGATGAAGTCGGGGTTGCCTTTGGTGGGCTGGTGGCGGACCCGACGCGCCCTCGGGTGCTCGCGGTAAGGGAGGCCGCTGGCCAGCAGCAATTGGTGGCTGTGGGGCCGGAGCAGGGCATCCAGGTCCTGCACAGTGGCCTGGACTTTTACGGGGCACCGGCGCTTTCCGACGATGGGCGTCATATTGCCTGGGTCAGTTGGCAGCTACCGGCTACGCCCTGGCTCAGAACCGAGCTGTGGACGGCCGTGGTGACCGAGAATGGCTGGCTCCGTGGCTGCGAAACCTGGCCGACGCCGTCGGAAGCCTCGGTACAGCAACCGGTGTTTGCCGGTAAAACCCTGTGGGTTCTCTCCGATCACGACGGCTGGTGGCAGCCATGGCGGCTGGACCCGGATGGTGCAAGTGGTGACTGGGTAGGTTGCGATGCGCCGACCCTGGATCATGCCAATGCACCCTGGCAACTGGGGGAGTCCCACCATACACCTCTGATGGCTGGTGGTTGGGCCAGGGTTCGCTATTGTAACGGGACCGGTGAACTCTGGCTGTTTGATCACGCAGACAACATCGGTCGGAGGGTGGCCGATACCTTCAGTGACTTTCGTGATCTGTGTGCGGTGGGCGCGGAACTGTATTGTATCGCCCGATCGCCCACGCAGCTGGATGCCGTATTGGCCATTGATCCGGACTCCGATCAGGTGCGGGTTGTAGCCGGTGGAGAGGACGCCATCAGGGTGGGCTCACCGGCCCTGCCGCAGAGCTTTGTAGTGCCGCCCGGGTGCGCATCCGAGCCGGATATTCAGGGCTTTTTCTACAGCCCCACCTCAGAGGCGCCGGAGAATCCGCCGCCCCTGATCCTGGTGGCCCACGGTGGCCCGACTTCGGCAGCCTACCCGGTCTTCAACCCCCACATTCAGTTCTGGTGCCAGCGTGGATTTGCCGTGGCCGAAGTCAACTATCGTGGCAGCACCGGTTTTGGCCGGGACTTCCGGCTGGCGTTGGCCGGTCGTTGGGGGGAGGCCGATGTCGAGGACATGGAACGGGCGGCCGATTACCTGGCGGCCCGAGGTCTCGCTGATGGCCGTCGCCTCTTCATACAGGGGCGAAGCTCCGGAGGGTATACGGTGTTGATGGCACTGATCGCCAGCCGCCGGTTTGCCGCCGGGGCAAGTATGTATGGTGTGACCGACCCGTTACGGCTGAGGGCAGCGACCCACCGTTTCGAATCCGGGTACCTGGACTGGCTTCTGGGTTCTCCACAAACCCATCCGGAGCGCTGGCACGCACGGACGCCGCTGCACCAGGCTGACCGCATCCGGACACCGATGATTTTCTTCCAGGGTGGTCAGGACCAGGTGGTGGTTCCGGTGCAGACCAGAGCGATGATCTCAGTGATGCGTGATGCCGGACTATCGCCGGAGCTGCACTGGTTTGATGACGAGGGGCATGGTTTCCGGCAACAGGCCAGCCAGGCTGGTATGCTGACATGGCTGTTCAGCTTTTATCGGAAGCACAGCTCAAAGACCCATGAACCTGCCGGGAACTTGAGTTAA
- the pqqD gene encoding pyrroloquinoline quinone biosynthesis peptide chaperone PqqD, with amino-acid sequence MVTDSLARVPRLRPGFRFQWEPVQDCYVLLYPEGMVKLNGSAGAILNEVDGQRSVADIIATLERQFPEAGSLEGDVSDFLRDACQQHWIEMS; translated from the coding sequence GTGGTGACTGACAGCCTGGCGAGGGTGCCCCGCCTGCGCCCGGGTTTCCGCTTCCAGTGGGAGCCGGTGCAGGACTGCTACGTGTTGTTGTACCCGGAAGGGATGGTGAAGCTGAATGGAAGCGCTGGTGCTATTCTCAACGAAGTGGATGGCCAGCGCAGTGTGGCCGATATTATCGCAACCCTCGAACGGCAGTTTCCGGAAGCCGGTTCCCTTGAAGGGGATGTGAGCGACTTTCTCCGCGATGCCTGCCAGCAACATTGGATCGAGATGTCATGA